Proteins encoded within one genomic window of Rhinolophus sinicus isolate RSC01 linkage group LG05, ASM3656204v1, whole genome shotgun sequence:
- the RAD51AP2 gene encoding LOW QUALITY PROTEIN: RAD51-associated protein 2 (The sequence of the model RefSeq protein was modified relative to this genomic sequence to represent the inferred CDS: substituted 1 base at 1 genomic stop codon) yields MSLTHPKRLAAKLREPVSPLLPAEDPDTQPPSSKRLRLEVPGGVSEAKWRLPLVPRLSEEEKVWELSPRPFKALLVSGNVIFENSTDLRVEKSASEMQICNLRCQHSKYEMKSCVQSSPSQSFDSDLRASRSSSEPGLNVREVFSVHCSDRAQAEVGQLLPNASAHDTQRVKKEDGKRYLDQGRDNSQQDNSSIKQTENLFLGVTFYKETESTFHEIKNICKADPVMPSNMKENNTFSVSTLKIPKSQNKPSKEIATPNYLRASSTISIPEFPTDLNNKMCPVYLKEIAKKKSDNDETYVRDFTNIYWSQNRLYVKKQKLKDDKKFVDAENIFSECYESNHQSLSKQSICVRKKDLISLHYYNHSSIESDVRDSEKNFTIKLQNANWEEAKTCLGSYIYTRLEKSQSWDCNIRQILRKKRENSWIMDNYKTKCENMKKTGENLNLLCLLEIDLFSKVGYYNTKAMNTHEEQSKLFMIGILSHQKALINCFWLNAEGENNNMLQLKYYTTQKGFYLSHMFESFITESFCFCESILGNEKDNILNWYEILKCIKQIDVQNIITRTMNVNRETNILSIYLQTNVSKPLNIILKTNITSLLNNFDFLPRIENDSKLEEGCIFKWIVVKNHIVYLERTLTFSKLLKYNLKPMLEKRKLFKTEQVFEESKKNPINSFGMTTKNIHFPIFEIYGKIPLSMDCDNMDKISLTKEISCKSKNCPDQVMNMENWDHCSTNTIKTHAKSLPEFTHNSFEYINEKFYEINIHNQDLDTERKPEHKKISSFNFKYIFEDFFNIRQQAMLTSHSTKHSKPTNSTIITQVLNFESLLKSEMEGKKHDLILKEEEKATAQSLTSNCQVHKDVKIRKEEKNSFYLMDGMFSVQPVSLMSKKVNVEKTKYVNQNNLADRNKDESILQESESANLKHFHPKNDFTECVNYQFETDLSIGNNECFQDLTAKCLSTEALTIAKDFEMKSKFDLVLEELRMFHEISKENEILSVMETNNGQGNYSGENNGVEEVKMEIKKDLKMGTANKICASSLLCDTIAVPNMHTRHQSLFKWKTVPKNKEQEFPNECCYPRTSEEELLYSTSEEDCEKPSPKRPAFFSDEFKEEKSNYFLKGGSNFSHGISRVLPLKTCSRPIRIGLSRKAKLKQLHPYLKXICYEKLKEDIGL; encoded by the exons ATGTCGCTCACGCACCCCAAGCGGCTGGCTGCCAAGCTCAGGGAGCCAGTCTCCCCTTTACTGCCTGCTGAGGACCCTGATACCCAGCCCCCCAGTAGTAAGCGGCTCCGTCTTGAGGTGCCTGGCGGTGTCTCTGAGGCGAAATGGAGGCTGCCTTTGGTGCCACGCTTGTCTGAGGAGGAAAAAGTCTGGGAGTTGTCGCCTAGACCTTTCAAGGCGCTCCTTGTTTCAGGGAACGTGATTTTCGAGAATTCCACAGACTTGCGTGTGGAGAAATCAGCCAGTGAGATGCAGATATGTAATCTGAGATGCCAACATAGCAAATATGAGATGAAGAGTTGTGTGCAGTCTTCCCCCTCACAAAGTTTTGATTCTGATTTGAGGGCTTCCAGAAGTTCTTCGGAACCAGGACTGAATGTCAGGGAGGTTTTCAGTGTGCACTGCAGTGATAGAGCCCAAGCAGAGGTTGGTCAGCTTCTGCCCAACGCCTCTGCACACGATACACAGCGAGTTAAAAAGGAGGATGGAAAACGATATCTAGACCAAGGAAGAGACAATAGTCAGCAAGACAATAGTTCtataaaacagacagaaaatcTATTTTTGGGTGTTACCTTTTACAAGGAAACTGAATCAAcatttcatgaaattaaaaacatatgtaaagCTGACCCCGTCATGCCatcaaatatgaaagaaaataacacctTTTCAGTATCTACGCTAAAAATACCAAAATCTCAAAACAAGCCCAGCAAGGAAATTGCCACACCTAACTATTTAAGAGCTAGCAGCACAATAAGTATCCCTGAGTTTCCAActgatttaaataacaaaatgtgcCCTGTCTATTTAAaggaaatagcaaagaaaaagagTGACAATGATGAGACATATGTTAGGgatttcacaaacatttactggTCCCAAAATAGACTGTATGTTAAGAAGCAAAAGTTAAAGGATGATAAAAAATTTGTGgatgcagaaaatattttttctgaatgttATGAAAGTAACCACCAGTCACTCAGCAAGCAAAGTATCTGTGTGAGAAAAAAAGACCTTATCAGTTTACACTACTATAACCACAGTAGTATTGAGTCTGATGTAAGAGACTCTGAAAagaattttactataaaactacaaaatgcaAATTGGGAAGAAGCAAAAACATGCCTGGGCAGTTACATATATACCAGATTAGAAAAATCTCAAAGCTGGGACTGTAATATTAgacaaattttgagaaaaaagagagaaaatagttgGATTATGGATAATTACAAaactaaatgtgaaaatatgaaaaaaactgGAGAAAACTTGAATTTGCTATGCTTACTAGAAATAGATCTTTTCAGCAAAGTAGGTTATTATAATACAAAAGCCATGAACACACATGAAGAACAATCAAAGCTTTTCATGATAGGAATACTGAGTCACCAAAAAgctttaataaattgtttttggtTAAATGctgaaggagaaaacaataaTATGCTACAGTTGAAATATTATACTACACAAAAAGGCTTTTATTTAAGCCACATGTTTGAGAGTTTCATTACAGAAAGTTTTTGCTTCTGTGAAAgtattttaggaaatgaaaaagataatattttaaattggtaTGAAATTTTGAAGTGTATAAAGCAAATTGATgttcaaaatataataacaagGACTATGAATGTCAATAGAGAGACTAATATTTTAAGCATATATTTACAAACCAATGTTTCAAAACCTCTAAATATCATATTGAAAACCAACATAACTTCTTTGCTCAATAACTTTGACTTTTTACCCAGAATTGAAAATGATTCTAAATTAGAAGAGGGATGCATTTTCAAATGGATAGTGGTGAAAAATCATATTGTATATCTAGAAAGGActttaactttttcaaaactattaaaatataatctaaaacctatgttagagaaaagaaagctttttaaaactgAACAAGTTTTTGAAGAGTCTAAGAAAAACCCCATCAATTCCTTTGGTATGACaactaaaaatatacattttccaatttttgaaatatatggaaaaattcCTCTTTCAATGGACTGTGATAACATGGACAAAATTTCTTTGACAAAAGAAATTAGTTGCAAGAGTAAGAATTGTCCTGACCAAGTCATGAATATGGAAAATTGGGACCACTGTAGTACTAATACAATTAAAACACATGCTAAGTCTCTTCCTGAATTCACACACAACAGCTTtgaatatattaatgaaaaattttatgaaatcaatATTCACAACCAAGATTTagatacagaaagaaaaccagagcATAAAAAGATCAGTAGCTTTAATTTTAAGTACATATTTGAAGATTTCTTCAATATTAGGCAACAAGCCATGCTGACAAGCCACAGCACAAAACATAGTAAACCAACCAATTCCACAATCATAACTCAGGTGCTCAATTTTGAGAGTTTGCTGAAAAgtgaaatggaaggaaagaaacatgacTTAAttttgaaggaggaagaaaaagctaCAGCACAAAGTTTAACAAGCAATTGCCAAGTTCATAAAGATGTTAagataagaaaggaagagaaaaatagtttttatttaatggatGGCATGTTTTCTGTGCAACCAGTTTCCTTAATGAGTAAGAAAGTAAATGTGGAAAAAACTAAATATGTTAATCAAAATAATCTAGCTGACAGAAATAAAGATGAGAGTATTTTGCAAGAAAGTGAGTCAGCTAATTTAAAGCATTTTCATCCAAAGAATGACTTTACAGAATGTGTTAACTATCAATTTGAAACGGATCTGAGCATAGGGAACAATGAATGTTTTCAGGACTTAACTGCCAAGTGTTTATCAACAGAAGCTCTGACAATAGCCAAAGATTTTGAGATGAAGAGTAAATTTGATTTAGTACTTGAAGAACTTCGTATGTTTCACGAAATTagtaaggaaaatgaaattctaagTGTCATGGAAACAAACAATGGGCAAGGAAATTACTCTGGAGAAAATAATGGTGTTGAGGAGgtaaaaatggagattaaaaaagatttgaaaatgggTACAGCCAACAAAATATGTGCATCTTCTTTGCTCTGTGATACTATAGCAGTTCCTAATATGCATACAAGACaccaaagtttatttaaatggaaaacagtacccaaaaataaagaacaggaaTTTCCTAATGAATGTTGCTACCCAAGAACATCAGAGGAAGAATTACTCTATTCTACATCTGAGGAAG attgtgaGAAACCTTCACCTAAAAGACCTGCTTTTTTCTCTGAtgaatttaaggaagaaaaatctaaTTATTTCCTGAAGGGAG